One genomic region from Pseudomonas sp. R5-89-07 encodes:
- a CDS encoding ANTAR domain-containing response regulator, giving the protein MLRILLINDTPRKVGRLKAALTEAGFEVIDESGLTIDLPARVETVRPDVILIDTESPGRDVMEQVVLVSRDQPRPIVMFTDEHDPNVMRQAIKSGVSAYIVEGIQAQRLQPILDVAMARFESDQALRAQLHARDQQLAERKRIELAKGLLMKMKDCNEEEAYTLMRRQAMSRQQKLIQVAEQIIAMSELLG; this is encoded by the coding sequence ATGCTGCGAATCCTGTTGATCAATGACACCCCGCGCAAAGTCGGTCGACTCAAGGCTGCGCTGACCGAGGCCGGTTTTGAAGTGATCGATGAGTCCGGCCTGACCATCGACCTGCCCGCGCGCGTCGAAACGGTGCGCCCCGACGTGATCCTGATCGATACCGAGTCACCCGGCCGCGATGTGATGGAACAGGTGGTGCTGGTCAGCCGCGACCAGCCTCGCCCTATCGTGATGTTTACCGATGAGCACGACCCGAATGTCATGCGCCAGGCGATCAAATCCGGCGTCAGCGCCTACATTGTCGAAGGCATTCAGGCCCAGCGCCTGCAACCGATCCTCGATGTGGCCATGGCCCGCTTTGAAAGCGACCAGGCCCTGCGCGCCCAGCTCCACGCCCGCGATCAGCAGTTGGCGGAGCGCAAGCGCATCGAGCTGGCCAAAGGTCTGCTGATGAAAATGAAGGACTGCAATGAGGAAGAGGCCTACACCCTTATGCGTCGCCAGGCCATGAGCCGTCAGCAGAAACTGATTCAGGTGGCCGAACAGATTATTGCCATGAGCGAGTTGCTCGGCTGA
- a CDS encoding NarK/NasA family nitrate transporter: MKSSFWKSGHTPTLFAAFLYFDLSFMVWYLLGPLAVQIAADLHLTTQQRGLVVATPILAGAVLRFLMGMLADKLSPKTAGLIGQVIVIVALFCAWKLGIHSYEQALLLGMFLGMAGASFAVALPLASQWYPAEHQGKAMGIAGAGNSGTVFAALLAPVLAAAFGWSNVFGFALIPLILTLIVFAWLARNAPQRPKAKSMADYFKALGDRDSWWFMFFYSVTFGGFIGLASALPGYFNDQYGLSPVTAGYYTAACVFGGSLMRPLGGALADRFGGIKTLLGMYSVAVICIAAVGFNLPSSYAALALFVCTMLGLGAGNGAVFQLVPQRFRSEIGVMTGLIGMAGGIGGFALAAGMGAIKQSTGSYQLALWLFASLGVLAWFGLHGVKRRWRTTWGSAAVTAARV, encoded by the coding sequence ATGAAATCAAGCTTCTGGAAATCCGGGCACACCCCGACCCTGTTTGCCGCGTTCCTGTATTTCGACCTGAGCTTCATGGTCTGGTATCTGCTGGGCCCACTGGCGGTACAGATTGCCGCCGACCTGCACCTGACCACTCAACAGCGTGGCCTTGTGGTCGCTACGCCGATCCTGGCGGGCGCAGTGTTGCGCTTTCTGATGGGCATGCTGGCCGACAAGCTGTCACCCAAGACCGCCGGGCTGATTGGCCAGGTCATTGTCATCGTCGCGTTGTTCTGCGCCTGGAAGCTGGGCATTCACAGCTACGAGCAAGCCCTGCTGCTGGGCATGTTCCTCGGCATGGCCGGCGCCTCTTTTGCTGTGGCCCTGCCGTTGGCCTCCCAGTGGTACCCGGCCGAGCACCAGGGCAAAGCCATGGGCATCGCCGGCGCCGGCAACTCCGGCACCGTGTTTGCCGCCTTGCTGGCACCGGTACTGGCGGCGGCCTTTGGCTGGAGCAATGTGTTCGGCTTTGCGTTGATTCCGCTGATCCTCACCCTGATCGTGTTCGCCTGGCTTGCGCGCAATGCTCCGCAACGCCCGAAAGCCAAGTCGATGGCCGACTACTTCAAGGCGCTGGGTGATCGCGACAGTTGGTGGTTCATGTTCTTCTACAGCGTGACCTTCGGCGGCTTCATCGGCCTGGCCAGCGCCCTGCCCGGCTACTTCAACGACCAGTACGGCCTGAGCCCGGTGACCGCCGGCTATTACACCGCGGCCTGTGTCTTCGGTGGCAGCCTGATGCGCCCCCTGGGCGGCGCCCTGGCGGACCGTTTTGGTGGGATCAAGACCCTGCTCGGCATGTACAGCGTGGCGGTGATCTGCATTGCGGCGGTGGGTTTCAACCTGCCCAGTTCCTACGCTGCGCTGGCGCTTTTCGTGTGCACCATGCTCGGCCTTGGCGCCGGCAACGGCGCGGTATTCCAGTTGGTGCCGCAGCGTTTTCGCAGTGAGATCGGCGTCATGACCGGCCTGATCGGCATGGCTGGCGGTATCGGCGGCTTTGCCCTGGCCGCCGGCATGGGCGCGATCAAACAGAGTACCGGCAGTTACCAGTTGGCCCTGTGGTTGTTCGCCAGCCTGGGCGTGCTGGCCTGGTTTGGCCTGCACGGCGTCAAGCGCCGCTGGAGAACCACCTGGGGCTCGGCCGCCGTGACCGCCGCGCGCGTCTGA
- a CDS encoding bifunctional protein-serine/threonine kinase/phosphatase codes for MSLQLSVAQATAIGPRAENQDALRVVTPVAELAASKGYLCALADGVSQCADGGLAARSTLQALALDYYATPQTWGVAQALERLLVAQNRWLQANGGGQPLLTTLSALVFRGQRFTLAHVGDCRAYRWLDGELQRISEDHVWEQPGMQHVLKRALGLDQHLVLDFLDGELRAGECFLLLSDGVWATLGDPSISAILREQTDLDLAVNTLVTAAHLAGSQDNASALLVRIDALGAATLGDALVQLQQWPLPPLLKAGQRFEGWHVQSLLAQSRQSLLYRVQDDQQRPWLLKTLPLNREEDSDAAQALLSEEWFLRRVAGRAFPEVHAASGRQHLYYVMREYPGQTLAELFKRQGPLPLAQWQAIAERLLRAVGLLHRRQILHRDIKPENLLLGDDGELRVLDFGLAYCPGLSEDRASVLPGTPSFIAPESFNGERPTTQQDLYSVGVTLYYLLTGHYPYGEIEAFQRPRFTHAVSASRYRPDLPDWLPASLERAVAAHPQQRYETAEEWLLVLEQADRRELSVRPRPLLEREPLKVWQTLATVSLLINLVLLFWLLHH; via the coding sequence ATGAGCCTGCAACTGAGCGTTGCCCAGGCCACTGCGATCGGCCCACGGGCGGAAAACCAGGATGCCTTGCGGGTGGTCACGCCCGTGGCAGAACTGGCCGCGAGCAAAGGCTACCTGTGCGCCCTGGCCGACGGTGTCAGCCAATGCGCCGACGGCGGCCTGGCCGCGCGCTCGACCTTGCAGGCGCTGGCCCTGGACTACTACGCCACGCCGCAAACCTGGGGCGTGGCCCAGGCGCTGGAACGTTTATTGGTCGCGCAGAATCGCTGGCTGCAAGCCAATGGCGGCGGCCAGCCTTTGCTGACCACCCTCAGTGCCCTGGTGTTTCGCGGCCAGCGTTTCACCCTGGCCCATGTCGGTGACTGCCGGGCCTATCGCTGGCTGGACGGCGAGTTGCAGCGCATCAGCGAAGACCATGTGTGGGAGCAGCCGGGCATGCAGCATGTGCTCAAGCGCGCCCTCGGCCTGGACCAGCACCTGGTGCTGGACTTTCTCGACGGAGAACTGCGCGCAGGCGAGTGTTTCCTGCTGCTCAGTGACGGCGTCTGGGCCACCTTGGGCGATCCCAGCATCAGCGCGATTCTGCGCGAGCAAACCGACCTGGACCTGGCGGTCAACACGCTGGTCACCGCCGCGCACCTGGCAGGCAGCCAGGACAACGCCAGCGCTTTGCTGGTGCGCATCGATGCCCTCGGCGCCGCCACGCTTGGTGACGCACTGGTGCAGTTGCAGCAGTGGCCGCTGCCGCCACTGCTCAAAGCCGGGCAACGCTTCGAAGGTTGGCACGTGCAAAGCCTGCTGGCGCAGAGCCGACAGTCATTGCTGTATCGGGTACAGGATGATCAGCAGCGGCCCTGGCTGCTGAAAACCTTGCCGTTGAATCGCGAAGAAGATTCTGATGCCGCCCAGGCCTTACTCTCGGAAGAATGGTTCCTGCGCCGGGTCGCCGGCCGCGCCTTCCCTGAAGTGCATGCCGCCAGTGGGCGTCAGCATTTGTACTACGTGATGCGTGAATATCCGGGGCAAACCCTTGCCGAACTGTTCAAGCGCCAGGGCCCATTGCCCCTGGCGCAATGGCAGGCCATCGCCGAACGCTTGCTGCGCGCGGTCGGCCTGCTGCACCGGCGGCAGATCCTGCATCGAGATATCAAGCCGGAAAATCTGTTGCTGGGAGACGACGGCGAACTGCGCGTGCTGGATTTCGGCCTGGCCTACTGCCCCGGGCTTTCCGAAGACCGCGCCAGCGTGCTGCCCGGAACCCCGAGCTTTATCGCACCGGAGTCGTTCAACGGCGAACGTCCTACGACGCAACAGGATTTGTATAGCGTCGGCGTCACGCTCTATTACCTGCTCACCGGCCACTATCCCTACGGCGAAATCGAAGCCTTCCAACGCCCCCGCTTCACCCATGCGGTCAGCGCCAGCCGCTACCGTCCCGATTTGCCGGACTGGCTGCCCGCAAGCCTCGAACGGGCGGTGGCCGCGCACCCGCAGCAACGTTATGAAACCGCCGAAGAATGGTTGCTGGTGCTGGAACAGGCCGACCGCCGTGAGCTGAGCGTGAGGCCACGGCCCTTGCTGGAGCGTGAACCGCTCAAGGTCTGGCAAACCCTGGCGACGGTTTCGCTGCTGATCAATCTGGTGCTGCTGTTCTGGCTATTGCACCACTAA
- the nirB gene encoding nitrite reductase large subunit NirB, whose product MKKLKLVMIGNGMAGVRTLEELLKLSSELYDITVFGAEPHTNYNRILLSPVLAGEQTFEEIVLNDLDWYLDNNVKLLLNRKVVQIDRVKRRVIAEDGTEAEYDRLLIATGSTPFILPIPGNTLQGVIGYRDIADTQAMIDTAKTHTHAVVIGGGLLGLEAANGLMLRGMHVTVVHIGEWLLERQLDKTSGQLLQTELESRGLVFRLCEQTQALHDAGNGRVGSVQFKNGDIIPADLVVMAAGIRPNTELAEKSGIPCNRGILVNDTMQTYDPRIYAIGECASHRGIAYGLVAPLFEQAKVCANHLAQLGFATYKGSVTSTKLKVTGIDLFSAGDFMGGEGTETITLSDPIGGVYKKLVIKDDILVGACLYGDTADGGWYFRQIRENHAIGEIRDHLMFGENALGDVGHQGQDKAMSMADNAEVCGCNGVCKGTIVKAIQEQGLFSVDEVKKHTKAASSCGSCAGLVEQILINTVGGAADVKPKSEKAICGCSDLNHGQIRQAIRDQHLLTIAGTMSYLNWRTPNGCATCRPALNYYLISTWPGEAKDDPQSRLINERAHANIQKDGTYSVVPRMWGGVTNPSELRRIADVADKYNVPMVKVTGGQRIDLLGIKKQDLPGVWKDLDMPSGHAYGKSIRTVKTCVGSEFCRFGTQNSTQLGIELEHDLFNMWSPHKVKLAVSGCPRNCSEAGIKDVGIIGVDSGWEMYIGGNGGIKTEVAEFFVKLKTAEEVREYNGAFLQLYREEAFYLERTVHYLQRVGMDHIKKAVLEDPARRQALNERLQFSLSFEQDPWKERLEQPLLKKEFDVIPVKQLEVPA is encoded by the coding sequence ATGAAAAAACTCAAACTGGTGATGATCGGCAACGGCATGGCCGGGGTTCGCACCCTGGAAGAATTGCTCAAGCTCAGCAGCGAGCTCTATGACATCACGGTGTTCGGCGCCGAGCCCCACACCAACTACAACCGCATCCTGCTGTCGCCGGTGCTGGCCGGCGAGCAGACCTTCGAAGAGATCGTGCTCAACGATCTGGACTGGTACCTGGATAACAACGTCAAGCTGCTGCTCAACCGCAAGGTGGTGCAGATCGACCGGGTCAAGCGTCGCGTCATCGCTGAGGACGGTACCGAAGCCGAGTACGACCGCCTGCTGATCGCCACCGGCTCCACGCCGTTTATCCTGCCCATTCCCGGCAACACTTTGCAGGGCGTGATCGGCTACCGCGACATCGCAGACACCCAGGCCATGATCGACACCGCCAAGACCCACACCCACGCCGTGGTCATCGGTGGCGGCCTGCTCGGGCTGGAGGCCGCCAACGGTTTGATGCTGCGCGGCATGCACGTGACCGTGGTGCATATCGGTGAATGGCTGCTGGAACGGCAACTGGACAAGACCAGCGGCCAACTGCTGCAAACCGAACTGGAAAGCCGTGGCCTGGTGTTCCGCCTGTGCGAACAGACCCAGGCCCTGCACGATGCCGGCAACGGTCGGGTCGGCTCGGTGCAGTTCAAGAATGGCGACATCATCCCCGCCGACCTGGTAGTGATGGCCGCCGGTATCCGTCCCAACACCGAGCTTGCGGAAAAGTCCGGCATCCCCTGCAACCGTGGGATTCTGGTCAACGATACGATGCAAACCTACGACCCGCGCATCTACGCCATCGGTGAATGCGCCAGCCACCGTGGGATTGCCTACGGCCTGGTGGCACCGCTGTTCGAACAGGCCAAGGTCTGCGCCAACCACCTCGCCCAGTTGGGTTTCGCCACCTATAAAGGGTCCGTGACCTCCACCAAGCTGAAAGTCACCGGCATCGACCTGTTCTCCGCCGGTGATTTCATGGGCGGCGAAGGCACGGAGACCATCACCCTCTCCGACCCCATCGGCGGCGTGTACAAAAAACTGGTGATCAAGGACGACATCCTGGTCGGCGCCTGCCTGTACGGCGATACCGCCGATGGCGGTTGGTATTTCCGTCAGATCCGTGAGAACCACGCGATTGGCGAGATCCGCGACCATTTGATGTTTGGTGAGAATGCGCTGGGCGACGTCGGCCACCAAGGCCAGGACAAAGCCATGAGCATGGCCGACAACGCCGAGGTCTGCGGCTGCAATGGCGTGTGCAAGGGCACCATCGTCAAGGCGATCCAGGAACAGGGGCTGTTCAGCGTCGATGAGGTGAAAAAGCACACCAAGGCTGCCAGCTCGTGCGGCTCCTGCGCGGGGCTGGTGGAGCAGATCCTGATCAACACCGTGGGCGGTGCCGCCGACGTCAAACCCAAGAGCGAAAAAGCCATCTGCGGTTGCAGCGACCTCAACCACGGGCAAATCCGCCAGGCCATTCGCGACCAGCACCTGCTGACCATCGCCGGCACCATGAGCTACCTGAACTGGCGCACGCCCAACGGGTGCGCCACCTGCCGCCCGGCGCTGAACTATTACCTGATCTCCACCTGGCCTGGCGAAGCCAAGGACGACCCGCAATCGCGCCTGATCAACGAGCGTGCCCACGCGAACATTCAGAAAGACGGTACCTACTCCGTAGTCCCACGGATGTGGGGCGGCGTGACCAATCCGTCGGAGCTGCGCCGTATCGCCGACGTGGCCGACAAGTACAACGTGCCGATGGTCAAGGTGACCGGCGGCCAGCGCATCGACTTGCTCGGCATCAAGAAGCAGGATTTGCCCGGCGTCTGGAAAGACCTCGACATGCCGTCCGGGCATGCCTACGGCAAATCCATCCGTACCGTGAAGACCTGCGTGGGCAGCGAGTTCTGCCGCTTCGGTACGCAGAACTCCACGCAACTGGGCATCGAGCTGGAGCACGACCTGTTCAATATGTGGTCGCCGCACAAGGTCAAGCTGGCGGTATCCGGTTGCCCACGCAATTGCTCGGAAGCGGGTATCAAGGACGTGGGAATTATCGGCGTGGACTCAGGCTGGGAGATGTATATCGGCGGCAACGGCGGGATCAAGACCGAAGTCGCGGAGTTCTTCGTCAAGCTCAAGACCGCCGAAGAGGTGCGCGAATACAACGGCGCCTTCTTACAGCTGTACCGCGAAGAAGCCTTCTACCTGGAGCGCACCGTGCATTACCTGCAGCGGGTCGGCATGGACCATATCAAGAAAGCCGTGTTGGAAGACCCGGCTCGGCGCCAGGCCCTCAACGAACGCCTGCAGTTTTCGCTGTCGTTCGAGCAAGACCCGTGGAAAGAGCGGCTGGAACAGCCGCTGCTGAAAAAAGAATTCGACGTCATCCCGGTCAAGCAACTGGAGGTGCCAGCATGA
- the nirD gene encoding nitrite reductase small subunit NirD — MNWLDICALEEINTLGSRIINGPKGDIAIFRTSDDEVFALDDRCPHKGGPLSQGLIYGKRVACPLHNWQIDLASGEAQAPDIGCAHHHLARVENGRVMLALRDAG; from the coding sequence ATGAACTGGCTGGATATCTGCGCCCTGGAAGAGATCAACACATTGGGCTCGCGCATCATCAACGGACCCAAGGGCGACATTGCGATTTTTCGCACCAGCGACGATGAAGTCTTCGCACTGGATGACCGCTGCCCGCACAAAGGCGGGCCGCTGTCCCAAGGCTTGATCTATGGCAAGCGCGTGGCCTGCCCGCTGCACAATTGGCAAATCGATCTGGCGTCCGGCGAAGCCCAGGCGCCGGATATCGGCTGCGCCCATCATCACCTCGCCCGCGTGGAAAACGGCCGAGTGATGCTGGCCCTGCGGGATGCAGGGTGA
- a CDS encoding nitrate reductase: MNRQVTASTCCYCGVGCGVLIEHDGTRILGVQGDPDHPANFGKLCSKGASLHLTGDLDARALYPELRLGKDLARARIDWGTALEHAATVFAETIAAHGPDSVAFYISGQLLTEDYYSFNKLARALVGTNNIDSNSRLCMSSAVVGYKRSLGADAPPCSYEDLDTSDCVMIVGSNMAYAHPVLFRRLEEAKTKRPQMKVVVIDPRRTDTCDLADLHLAILPGTDVALFHGILHLLLWEDWVDRDFIQAHTDGLAELKRLVHDYTPQMVTQLCGISVEQLRLCAQWVGTSSSFLSLWCMGLNQSTAGSAKNSALINLHLATGTIGRPGCGPFSLTGQPNAMGGRETGSLSNLLPGHRDAANPEHRAEVAAYWGIDQLPAPTGLTAIELFEQVQAGKIKALWIACTNPAQSLPDQNAVRAALATCPFVVLQEAFRTTETAAYADLLLPAASWGEKEGTVTNSERRISHVRRAISAPGEARPDWAITVDFAQRLERRLRPGLSSLFAFEQPAQIFDEFKLLTRNRDLDMSGISHAVLDRLGPQQWPFPMDARAGTPRLYVDGIFPTENGRAQFVADPYRAAKEQRDARFPLTLITGRLRDQWHGMSRTGTAAQLFGHVSEALLSLHPDELRRHRFKDGDLVSLKSRRGQVVVAVTSDDSVRPGQAFLPMHWGDRFLKGGVNVLTQPAFDPLSKQPELKHSGVRLEAVQLPWQLFALIEGDVQRHFEALRPLCEGFAYVSLSLCGRERPALLVRAAHTEAPDLQLLNRIDQLLGLNDGPVMAYDDPRRSIGKRVKIEKGRITALRLAGETLARHWLQSLWLEGRADDQLRRWLLAPLSAPPGGAAASSKVLCNCKNVSENAVCAGIARGLDLNGLKQELECGTQCGSCVPEIKRLLAASPQPIAISL; the protein is encoded by the coding sequence ATGAACCGCCAGGTGACGGCGTCCACCTGCTGCTATTGCGGGGTGGGCTGCGGCGTGCTGATTGAGCATGACGGCACCCGGATCCTCGGCGTGCAAGGCGATCCGGACCACCCGGCCAACTTCGGCAAGCTGTGCAGCAAGGGCGCCAGCCTGCACCTGACCGGTGACCTCGACGCCCGCGCCTTGTACCCGGAGCTGCGGTTGGGCAAAGACCTGGCCCGCGCCCGTATCGACTGGGGTACCGCCCTGGAACATGCAGCCACGGTGTTTGCCGAGACCATCGCCGCGCACGGGCCGGACAGCGTTGCCTTCTACATCTCCGGGCAATTGCTGACCGAGGACTACTACAGCTTCAACAAACTGGCACGGGCGTTGGTGGGCACCAACAATATCGACAGCAACTCACGGCTGTGCATGTCCTCGGCCGTTGTTGGATACAAGCGCAGCCTGGGCGCCGATGCCCCGCCCTGCAGCTATGAAGACCTGGACACCAGCGACTGCGTGATGATCGTCGGCAGCAACATGGCCTACGCGCACCCGGTACTGTTCCGACGCCTGGAGGAAGCCAAGACGAAACGGCCGCAGATGAAAGTGGTGGTGATCGACCCACGGCGCACAGACACCTGCGACTTGGCTGACCTGCACCTGGCGATCTTGCCCGGGACGGACGTCGCGCTGTTCCATGGAATTTTGCATCTGCTGCTGTGGGAAGACTGGGTCGACCGCGACTTTATCCAGGCGCATACCGACGGCCTGGCCGAGCTGAAACGCCTGGTACATGACTACACGCCTCAGATGGTCACTCAGCTGTGCGGGATCAGCGTCGAGCAATTGCGCCTGTGCGCGCAATGGGTCGGCACCTCCAGTAGTTTCCTGTCGCTGTGGTGCATGGGGCTTAACCAATCCACCGCCGGCAGCGCAAAAAACAGCGCACTGATCAACCTGCACCTGGCCACCGGTACCATTGGCCGGCCAGGTTGTGGGCCGTTTTCCCTGACCGGCCAACCCAATGCCATGGGCGGGCGCGAGACCGGCAGCTTGTCGAACCTGCTACCTGGGCATCGTGACGCCGCCAATCCCGAGCACCGTGCAGAAGTGGCCGCTTATTGGGGCATCGATCAACTGCCCGCCCCCACCGGCCTCACGGCCATCGAACTGTTCGAACAGGTACAGGCGGGCAAGATCAAGGCATTGTGGATCGCCTGCACTAACCCCGCTCAATCGTTGCCGGACCAGAACGCAGTGCGTGCAGCTTTGGCGACATGCCCTTTTGTAGTGTTGCAGGAAGCTTTTCGAACCACCGAGACCGCCGCCTACGCCGACCTGCTGTTGCCCGCTGCCAGTTGGGGCGAAAAAGAAGGCACGGTAACCAACTCCGAACGGCGTATTTCCCACGTACGGCGCGCCATCAGCGCACCGGGAGAAGCGCGGCCGGACTGGGCGATTACCGTGGATTTCGCTCAACGCCTGGAGCGTCGTCTGCGGCCGGGACTGAGCAGCCTGTTTGCCTTTGAGCAACCCGCGCAGATTTTCGACGAGTTCAAGCTGCTCACGCGAAACCGCGATTTGGATATGTCCGGCATCAGCCATGCCGTGCTTGACCGACTCGGCCCGCAGCAGTGGCCGTTCCCCATGGACGCACGGGCTGGAACGCCACGACTCTACGTCGACGGTATCTTTCCCACTGAAAATGGCCGTGCGCAGTTTGTCGCCGACCCTTATCGCGCCGCCAAGGAGCAGCGTGACGCGCGCTTCCCGTTGACCCTGATCACCGGCCGCCTGCGCGACCAATGGCACGGCATGAGCCGTACCGGCACCGCGGCGCAGTTGTTCGGGCATGTCAGCGAGGCGCTGTTGAGCCTGCATCCGGACGAGTTACGCCGTCACCGTTTCAAAGACGGCGACCTGGTCAGCCTGAAAAGCCGTCGAGGCCAAGTGGTCGTCGCGGTCACCAGCGATGACAGTGTGCGTCCTGGCCAAGCGTTCCTGCCCATGCATTGGGGCGACCGTTTTCTCAAGGGCGGCGTCAATGTGCTCACCCAGCCGGCATTCGATCCGTTGTCGAAACAGCCGGAACTCAAACACAGCGGCGTGCGCCTGGAAGCGGTGCAACTGCCGTGGCAGCTGTTTGCGCTGATCGAGGGCGACGTGCAGCGACATTTTGAAGCCCTGCGCCCGCTCTGTGAGGGTTTCGCCTATGTCAGCCTGAGCCTGTGCGGCCGTGAGCGCCCCGCCCTGCTGGTGCGCGCAGCCCATACCGAAGCGCCAGACCTGCAGTTGCTGAACCGCATCGACCAGTTGCTGGGGCTCAATGACGGCCCGGTGATGGCCTATGACGACCCACGCCGCTCCATTGGTAAACGGGTAAAAATCGAAAAAGGTCGCATCACCGCGTTACGCCTGGCCGGCGAAACCCTTGCCCGCCATTGGCTGCAAAGCCTGTGGCTGGAAGGTCGCGCCGACGATCAATTACGCCGCTGGCTATTGGCGCCTTTAAGCGCGCCACCGGGAGGTGCCGCGGCCAGCAGCAAGGTGCTGTGCAATTGCAAAAACGTCAGCGAAAACGCGGTGTGCGCCGGGATCGCCCGTGGCCTGGACTTGAATGGACTCAAACAAGAACTGGAATGCGGCACGCAATGCGGCTCCTGCGTGCCCGAAATCAAACGTCTTTTGGCCGCCAGCCCGCAGCCAATCGCAATCAGTCTGTGA
- the cobA gene encoding uroporphyrinogen-III C-methyltransferase produces the protein MSAKVWLVGAGPGDPELLTLKAVRALHEADVVLIDDLVNPAVLEHCADARVITVGKRGGCRSTPQDFIHRLMLRYARQGKCVVRLKGGDPCIFGRGGEEATWLRERGVEVELVNGITSGLAGATNCDIPLTLRGVSRGVTLVTAHTQDDSRLNWRALAEGGTTLVVYMGVAKLEEIRQQLLDGGMAADMPVAMIENASLPEQRECRSDLTAMHEDAQAFALKSPAILVIGRVASAAQLACVTAAASA, from the coding sequence ATGAGCGCAAAAGTGTGGCTGGTAGGCGCTGGGCCCGGTGATCCGGAATTGCTCACCCTCAAAGCGGTTAGAGCCCTGCATGAAGCGGATGTGGTGCTGATTGACGATCTGGTCAACCCGGCCGTGCTGGAACACTGTGCCGATGCGCGAGTGATCACCGTCGGCAAGCGCGGCGGCTGTCGCTCTACACCGCAGGATTTCATTCACCGTCTGATGCTGCGCTATGCGCGCCAGGGCAAGTGCGTGGTGCGGCTCAAAGGGGGTGACCCGTGCATTTTCGGCCGGGGCGGCGAGGAAGCAACGTGGCTGCGCGAGCGAGGTGTCGAGGTAGAGTTGGTCAATGGGATCACCTCAGGGCTGGCTGGAGCGACGAATTGCGATATCCCGTTGACGCTGCGCGGTGTGAGCCGTGGCGTGACGTTGGTCACGGCACATACCCAGGATGACAGCCGCCTGAACTGGCGCGCACTGGCTGAGGGGGGAACGACGCTGGTGGTGTACATGGGCGTCGCCAAGCTGGAAGAGATTCGCCAGCAGTTGCTGGATGGTGGAATGGCTGCGGATATGCCGGTGGCGATGATCGAAAATGCTTCGTTGCCCGAACAGCGCGAATGCCGTAGCGACCTCACCGCCATGCACGAAGACGCGCAGGCTTTTGCGCTGAAGAGCCCGGCAATCCTGGTGATCGGCCGTGTTGCCAGCGCGGCACAGCTGGCCTGCGTCACGGCTGCGGCCAGCGCCTGA
- a CDS encoding OmpA family protein — protein MKLKNTLGLAIGSLIAATSFGVLAQGQGAVEGELFYKKQYNDSVKHIEDGFNPGARIGYFLTDDLSLNLSYDKTNHTRSNDGTGSQKIKGDTGSLVAQYHFGQAGVDSLRPYVEGGFGHQSRGNVKADGHSGRDQTTFATVGTGVKYYFTNNLYARAGVEADYGLDNGKWDYSALVGLGVNFGGNAGAAAPAPTPAPAPEPVPEPEAPVAQVVRVELDVKFDFDKAVVKPNSYGDVKNLADFMAQYPDTNVEVAGHTDSVGPDAYNQKLSQRRADAVKQVLVKDGVAPSRITSVGYGESRPVADNATEAGRAVNRRVEAAVEAQAK, from the coding sequence ATGAAACTGAAAAACACCTTGGGCTTGGCCATTGGTTCTCTTATTGCCGCTACTTCTTTCGGCGTTCTGGCACAAGGCCAAGGCGCAGTTGAAGGCGAGCTGTTCTACAAGAAGCAGTACAACGATAGCGTCAAGCACATCGAAGACGGCTTCAATCCTGGCGCTCGCATCGGTTACTTCTTGACCGACGATCTGTCCTTGAACCTGTCCTACGACAAGACTAACCACACCCGTTCGAACGACGGTACTGGTAGCCAGAAGATCAAAGGTGATACCGGCAGCCTGGTTGCCCAATACCACTTCGGTCAAGCTGGCGTTGACAGCCTGCGTCCATACGTTGAAGGCGGTTTCGGCCACCAGAGCCGTGGCAACGTAAAGGCTGACGGCCACAGCGGTCGCGACCAGACTACTTTCGCTACCGTCGGTACCGGCGTGAAGTACTACTTCACCAACAACCTGTACGCTCGTGCTGGTGTTGAAGCTGACTACGGTCTGGACAACGGCAAGTGGGACTACTCCGCACTGGTTGGCCTGGGTGTGAACTTCGGCGGCAACGCTGGCGCAGCTGCTCCAGCTCCTACCCCAGCACCAGCTCCAGAGCCAGTTCCAGAGCCAGAAGCTCCGGTTGCTCAGGTTGTTCGTGTTGAGCTGGACGTTAAGTTCGACTTCGACAAGGCCGTTGTTAAGCCTAACAGCTACGGCGACGTCAAAAACCTGGCCGACTTCATGGCTCAGTACCCAGACACCAACGTAGAAGTTGCTGGTCACACTGACTCCGTAGGTCCAGACGCTTACAACCAGAAGCTGTCCCAGCGTCGTGCTGACGCTGTTAAGCAAGTCCTGGTTAAAGATGGCGTAGCTCCTAGCCGCATCACTTCCGTAGGTTACGGCGAATCCCGCCCAGTTGCTGACAACGCAACTGAAGCTGGTCGTGCTGTTAACCGTCGCGTAGAAGCAGCGGTTGAAGCTCAAGCTAAGTAA